The Flavipsychrobacter sp. genome contains the following window.
GTTTTTCTAAATGCTACCAGCTATGCTATATATCTGGTTATCATCAAAAGGTTGATGTCTAAGTATAGACCAATAATTGTGATACGCTGGGTATTCTTATTCGGATTACTATTTGTTACTCCTTTTTGTTGGCAAGACTTTGCGAAGATCGAATGGGCGCTATTCCAACCGATAGATTTTCTGTGGTTAGGGTTTATTGTGTTGGGGGTTACCTTTTTTGCCTACTTATGGAACACCTACGCACTAAAGCATTTAAGCCCATCAATAGCAGGTGGTTATATCTATTCTCAGCCATTTTTTGCAGGGGTGATCTCTGTGATATTTATGGGTGAAGATATTACCTTGCCTAAAATTCTAGCAACTGTATTATTATTTATAAGTGTCTATCTTGTTAACTTCGGGTTAAAACGAAAAACAAAGAAGCAATAATTTTTAAATGCTTCTCGTTATGAAATCAAGATTAAAAAATCATTAAAGAAGCACAATGAAGAAGCTCCCACAAATATTTTTATTGTTCAGTGCCGTACTACTGATGTCTGCTACTTGGCGTACAGATTTTTCAAAAGCAAAAACTGAAGCAAAACAAGAACATAAGTATATCCTCATTAAATTTTCCGGCTCAGATTGGTGTATTCCTTGCATCAAAATGGAGAAGCGAATTTTTGATAAAGAACCTTTTCAAAACTATGCAAACGGAAATCTGATACTCATCAATGCAGACTTTCCTCGACAGAAAAAGAATAAACTAGATAAAGAATTGGTTAAAGCCAACGAAGCTCTGGCTGAGCAATACAACAAGTCAGGTCATTTCCCATATACGTTATTGTTAGATGCAAATGGCAAAGTGCTTAAAACATGGGATGGTTATAAAGATGCTACACCAGAAGAATTTGTTAGTGAAATAAAAGCAGCTATAAAATGAGTAGTGAAGTAACATTTGTAAGCAAAGGTGCTTTGCACAAAAAACTGTTACGGCTCATGGGCAACCGCTTTGAAATAAGCGTGGTGAATGAGGATAAAAACAAAGCAGAGCAGTACATAGACATGGCTATAGAAGAGATAAGAAGAATAGAAAAACTACTTACCACTTTTGCTGACGATAGCCAAACTAATAGGATAAATGAAGCAGCTGGCGTAGCGCCAGTGAAGGTAGATAAGGAGGTGTTTGACATCATCTATCGTTCCAACAAAATTGCTGATCTAACGCAGGGGGCATTTGATATTTCTTACGGTTCTATTGACAAACGGTTCTGGAATTTTGATACGACCATGACCAAGCTGCCTGATAGAGCAACGGCGCAGCAAGCAGTACGATTAATTAATTACAAGAACGTAAAACTTAATATAGACGAACAAACAGTTTTCTTAAAAGAGAAGGGGATGCGTATAGGGTTTGGTGGTATAGGGAAAGGCTATGCGGCAGAGCGGGCGAAACAATTGCTGCAAAGCAAAGGTGTGGAGAGTGGTATTATAAATGCAGCAGGCGACCTCTCTGCCTGGGGGCATCAGCCCGATGGCAAACCGTGGACGATTGGTATAGCAGACCCCGAAAGCATCAATCAACCCTTCTCTTATTTTGATATTACCAATATGGCCGTAGCTACGTCGGGCAACTATGAGAAGTATGTGATGATAGACGGTAAAAAATATAGTCATACCATAGACCCTAAAACGGGCTACCCTGTTAATGGTATTAAGAGTGTGACGATTATATGCCCTAATGCAGAGATAGCAGATGCCATGACCACCCCTGTTATCATCATGGGTATAAAAGCGGGGCTAGGTATGATCAATCAAATGAAAGGTATCGCTTGCATCATTATCGATGACAACGACGATATA
Protein-coding sequences here:
- a CDS encoding thioredoxin family protein; translated protein: MKKLPQIFLLFSAVLLMSATWRTDFSKAKTEAKQEHKYILIKFSGSDWCIPCIKMEKRIFDKEPFQNYANGNLILINADFPRQKKNKLDKELVKANEALAEQYNKSGHFPYTLLLDANGKVLKTWDGYKDATPEEFVSEIKAAIK
- a CDS encoding FAD:protein FMN transferase, with the protein product MSSEVTFVSKGALHKKLLRLMGNRFEISVVNEDKNKAEQYIDMAIEEIRRIEKLLTTFADDSQTNRINEAAGVAPVKVDKEVFDIIYRSNKIADLTQGAFDISYGSIDKRFWNFDTTMTKLPDRATAQQAVRLINYKNVKLNIDEQTVFLKEKGMRIGFGGIGKGYAAERAKQLLQSKGVESGIINAAGDLSAWGHQPDGKPWTIGIADPESINQPFSYFDITNMAVATSGNYEKYVMIDGKKYSHTIDPKTGYPVNGIKSVTIICPNAEIADAMTTPVIIMGIKAGLGMINQMKGIACIIIDDNDDIYTSNNIKLTAA